GAGCGATCAGCGACGCGGCAATCGTCGCGGCCAAGAGCCACAGCACCAGCACCCACGTTCGAAGCATGACCATCCTCCCCGCGCACGGTGGCGCGTTCGTGGCGTCGGGGATGACGGGTACGGAAGAGCGGAGGCTTAGAGCGAAACGGAGCTGAGCGGAGGCGCTACCCCTCCCGGTGCCTCGTGCGCCACACCGCTCGCGGCGCGCCGAAGTCGGGGAACGTGCGGGGGAGGATCCACAGCGCGGGCAAGAGCAGCAACGCGGCCGCTCCGGCGCCATAGCCGGGCTGGCCCAGGACTTGGGCCACGTACGGGGTGTTGAGCCATGCCGCGAGCACGAACGCGGCGATCGCCGCACCGCGCAGGGAGCCCAGCCCGAGCAGCGCCACGGCGATTCCTGCGAAGCCGAGCGGGAAGGGCCAGCGCTCGAGCGCCACGGCCGGCGAGGTCCAGAGCTGGAGCGCGCCGGTCACGCCGGCGCAGGCGCCGCCCAGCGCCATCATCGAGCGCTGGATTCCCTCGACGTCGGTGCCGATCGCGGCGGCGGCGAGCGGATTGGCGCCCGAGGCGCGCACCTCGAAGCCGCTGACCGTGGCGCGCAGGAAGTGCGCGAAGAGCACGGCCACGACCATGGAGAGGGCGAGCAGCAGGATGCCCCAGGCGAGCACCACGCCGGGAGCCAGCGACAGCCCCGGCGCCCACTTCAGCGGCTGGGTCAACGCGGGGAAATCGATCGCGAGCGCCGGCGGCGCCATCCGGTCCACCGACAGCGCCCGGGCCAGCGGCACGAAGAGCGCCGCCCCCAGCAGTCCGCTCAGGATCTCGTGCACCGCGAACTTCTGACGCAGCGCCGCGATCCCGAAGCCGACCAGCGCCCCCACGGCCGCGCCGGCCACCAGGCCCAGCCCCGCCTGCAGCCCGGGACCGAACACGCCGCCGCGGACGATGATGGCGCCCACCGAGTAGCCCGCGAGGAACTCGGCGTGGATGCCGAGATTGATCATCCCGCCGTGCAGCGGCATCAGGAACGCGACGCCCAGAAAGAGGAGCCCCGCACCCACGAGGACCACGTCGCCGGTCCAGGGCGCGGTCCAGCGCGAGGGATTCAGGTCGAGCACGCCGACGCCGAGCGCGTGCGTCCCGCCGATCAGGGCGAGCAGGACGAGCGCGTTGGCCAGGATCTCCCGTTTGCCCGCGCGGCAGCGGCCCGGGATCATCGGGCCCTCCCGCGGAAGCCCGGCGCCCGCGTCACGCCGCCGCTCCCGACATCTCCGCGATGATCGCCTCGCGCGTGAGGGTTTCCGTCACGGGAAGCCACACGAACTTGCCCAGCGTGAGAACCGCGAGCCGGTCGGCCACGCGCATCGCCTCCTCGGGCTCGTCGGTCAGCCACAACAGGCCGCTCCCCCGCTCGCACTGGAGGATCAGCGTGCGGCGCACGTATTCCTGGGCGTCCAGCGACAATCCCTGCCCCGGGGACCGCACGACCAGAAGCCGCGGGTTGTGAATCACCTCGCGCGCGACGATGAGCCGCTGCCGCTGCCCCAGGCTCAGATCGCGCAGGCGCGTCTTGGGCGTGGCGCCCACGATCTCGAAGTCCTCGAGCGCGCGGAGGCAATTCCCCCGTACCGACTCGGGCCGGAGGAACCCCTTCCGCGCGAAGGGAGGCACGTGAGTCTGCCCCAGGATGAGGTTTTCCTCGACGGTGAACTCGTCCACCGACTGATCCCGCGCGATCGGCGGGTTCACGAAGGTCATCCCCGACTCGACGCGCACGCGGCGCGGAGCCTTGGCGATCTCCTTCCCGAGAAAATGGATCGAGCCCTGGTCGGGACGCCGGTTTCCGAGGAGCGCGTCGTGGAGAAGATCGAGCCCGTCGGCCGGGGCGCCCACGATCGCGAGCACCTCGCCCGCCGCGGCGTCGAAGTCCACGCCGGCGAGCGACGTCTCGCGGCCACGGCCGTGCAAGATCAACCCCTCGACGCGAAGGAGCACGTCTCCGGGCGCGTGCGGACCGCTGGGCGCGCGGCGGATGTCGAGGCCGCCGGTCCAGCGCTCGACCAGCGCCGATTCGGTCATCCCGTCCAGCGAGAGCGTCGCGGGATCGGCGTTGCGCCACAGGATGGAGACGGACGAGCCCTCGGGGAACGCGTCGCGCGGCCAGGTCGTGGCGAGCACCCCGGGAATCTTCTCTTCGCCCAGGATTCGATGGAGGATGGCGAGGAAGTGGCGGGCTTCGTGCGGACCGAGGTCGGCGGTCGGCTCGTCGAGGAGCAGCGCGGCCGGACGCTGGCGCACGGCGGCGGCGACCTCGATCAGCTTCCGCTCGACGGGGCGGAGCGCTTCGTACGGCACGTCGAGGAGGGCATCCAGCCCCACGCGCGCGGCGAGAGCGCGCGCCTCCTCGCGACCCTGCTTCCACTGGATCCCGACCTTCGCGGCGCGCGGGGTGTCGTGGAGGAGGAGGCGCTCGAGGACCCGAAGCTGGCGGATCGGGGCTTCACGCGGAATCAGCGCCAGCGCGCGGCGCCGCGCGGCCGGAGGAGCCTCTTCTCCGCCCACCAGCACCGCGCCCTTCGACGGCGCGCGAAGACCCGCGATCGTCTCGAGGAGCGCGGTCTTTCCGGTGTCGCGCTCGCCCAGGATCAGCTGCAGCGACCCCGCTCGCGCGGCGAAGGTCAACCCGCGTATCGCCCAGCGCCCGTCCGACGCCACCGAGAGATCGCGCACCGCGATTCCCGAATCGCGCCCTGCGACCGTCGCCTCCTTGCCGCCCATCCTCCCTCCCCCTCGGCCGTCTTCCCGTACGGCTGCCGTTCCGCCCGCCGCGAGCGGCGCTCAATCGCGCCGGATGCGCGTCCCCTGCTGCCCCGCCAGCGCCGGGATCAGGTTCCCCGGCGAGGTGATCACCACCTCGCGGCCGCCGCCGCGGAGGAACTCGATCGCG
This genomic stretch from Candidatus Binatia bacterium harbors:
- a CDS encoding ATP-binding cassette domain-containing protein; translated protein: MGGKEATVAGRDSGIAVRDLSVASDGRWAIRGLTFAARAGSLQLILGERDTGKTALLETIAGLRAPSKGAVLVGGEEAPPAARRRALALIPREAPIRQLRVLERLLLHDTPRAAKVGIQWKQGREEARALAARVGLDALLDVPYEALRPVERKLIEVAAAVRQRPAALLLDEPTADLGPHEARHFLAILHRILGEEKIPGVLATTWPRDAFPEGSSVSILWRNADPATLSLDGMTESALVERWTGGLDIRRAPSGPHAPGDVLLRVEGLILHGRGRETSLAGVDFDAAAGEVLAIVGAPADGLDLLHDALLGNRRPDQGSIHFLGKEIAKAPRRVRVESGMTFVNPPIARDQSVDEFTVEENLILGQTHVPPFARKGFLRPESVRGNCLRALEDFEIVGATPKTRLRDLSLGQRQRLIVAREVIHNPRLLVVRSPGQGLSLDAQEYVRRTLILQCERGSGLLWLTDEPEEAMRVADRLAVLTLGKFVWLPVTETLTREAIIAEMSGAAA